A portion of the Stigmatella aurantiaca DW4/3-1 genome contains these proteins:
- a CDS encoding acetyl-CoA C-acetyltransferase has product MKNASKTEEIYFLSGKRTPFGTYGGSLKELSATDLGVESAKAALAQSGVSPERIEHVVYGNVVQTSADAIYLPRHVGLRTGVPVPVPALGVNRLCGSGFQAFVTAAEMMLTEQASCVLAGGTESMSQAPHVIRGARWGLPLGKGGLEDMLWSALTDSHTGMAMALTAEQLAVDYQLSQDAVDEYSVLSQKRFAAAQEAGRFQEEIAPVTLKGKKGDTVVARDEHNRPDTSVEGLRKLPKLFKKDGVVHAGAASGICDGAGSMVMATRSFVEKHGLKPIARLVNWGISGCDPKVMGIGPAPAIRRLLERAQCGLGDVDLFEVNEAFAPQYLAVEKELGLPRDRTNVNGGAIAVGHPLGASGARITLSLVYELKRRGARYGIGSACIGGGQGIALLVEAL; this is encoded by the coding sequence ATGAAGAACGCCTCCAAGACCGAAGAGATCTATTTCCTGTCCGGCAAGCGCACCCCGTTTGGCACCTATGGGGGAAGCCTCAAGGAGCTGAGCGCCACGGATCTGGGGGTGGAGTCCGCGAAGGCGGCCCTCGCCCAGTCCGGCGTCTCGCCCGAGCGGATCGAGCACGTCGTCTACGGCAACGTCGTGCAGACGAGCGCGGACGCCATCTACCTGCCTCGCCACGTGGGGCTGCGCACGGGCGTGCCGGTGCCGGTGCCGGCGCTGGGCGTCAACCGGCTGTGTGGCTCGGGCTTCCAGGCCTTCGTCACCGCCGCGGAGATGATGCTCACCGAGCAGGCCTCCTGCGTGCTGGCCGGAGGGACCGAGTCCATGAGCCAGGCGCCCCACGTCATCCGGGGCGCGCGCTGGGGGTTGCCGCTGGGCAAGGGGGGCCTGGAGGACATGCTCTGGAGCGCCCTCACGGACAGCCACACCGGCATGGCCATGGCGTTGACGGCCGAGCAGCTCGCGGTGGACTACCAGCTCTCCCAGGACGCGGTGGACGAGTATTCCGTCCTCTCGCAGAAGCGCTTCGCCGCGGCGCAGGAGGCGGGCCGGTTCCAGGAGGAGATTGCCCCGGTGACCCTGAAGGGCAAGAAGGGGGACACCGTGGTGGCCCGCGACGAGCACAACCGTCCGGACACCTCCGTGGAGGGGCTGCGCAAGCTGCCCAAGCTCTTCAAGAAGGACGGGGTGGTGCACGCGGGCGCGGCCAGCGGCATCTGTGACGGGGCCGGCTCCATGGTGATGGCCACCCGGAGCTTCGTGGAGAAGCACGGGCTGAAGCCCATCGCGCGGTTGGTCAACTGGGGCATCTCCGGGTGTGATCCCAAGGTGATGGGCATCGGCCCCGCGCCGGCGATCCGGCGGCTGCTGGAGCGCGCCCAGTGTGGCTTGGGAGACGTGGATCTCTTCGAGGTGAACGAGGCCTTTGCCCCGCAGTACCTGGCGGTGGAGAAGGAGTTGGGCCTGCCACGTGATCGGACCAACGTCAACGGCGGAGCCATCGCGGTGGGGCACCCGCTGGGCGCCTCGGGCGCGCGCATCACCCTGAGCCTCGTGTACGAGCTGAAGCGCCGGGGGGCCCGCTATGGTATCGGTTCGGCGTGCATTGGCGGGGGCCAGGGCATTGCGCTTCTGGTCGAGGCGCTCTGA